In Persicimonas caeni, a single window of DNA contains:
- a CDS encoding OmpA family protein — translation MNNRNARLYSLLVASLLAFGAQPAFAQEAEGADDAAEETKTEGEQAEEGQDEAEEATEATEATEEGEDAKEDEDGEDDEPAESAHGSYEWKPSWGGGVEAGVFFSDLDRWNRNLLEDEAQFDTSTIWHFDGAVEASFIEGTRLSVFGGFTTPFADNPSLTAWYVGLEPAFAFRRDEWEMAVGLSTGVGGTNLSVDPDKSADTKLVLLRPFLEVRRYLSESAAVYVRGGFNQWLPFDVATEGGLQFGEDVRDTNEEELDEGGAYLALGVRFGSYPEHVKIVPDTDGDGFRDDVDSCPEKPEDEDGFEDEDGCPELDNDDDGINDDVDECPNKAEDKDGWKDEDGCPETDDDTDGDGILDKDDECPEKAEDKDGFEDEDGCPDPDNDEDGIADADDECPNQKGVAEKNGCPLKRVVVTLKRIMINEKVFFEYNKADIQEKSFDLLNEVAQVIKDNPRIKKIEIQGHTDHKGSDDYNMELSDKRAKSVHDYLVEQGVDADRLTSKGYGETDPLVPLEEGQEDKDETEEAAAQNRRVEFVILEQEDVKKVVPETEVPEDAAEVEETDETVPVNGSDDEKKEDDEYAE, via the coding sequence ATGAATAACCGCAATGCGCGTTTGTACTCGTTGTTGGTCGCGTCACTGCTTGCCTTTGGCGCGCAACCCGCTTTTGCTCAGGAAGCCGAAGGGGCCGACGACGCCGCCGAAGAGACCAAGACCGAAGGTGAGCAGGCCGAAGAAGGCCAGGACGAGGCTGAAGAAGCCACCGAAGCCACCGAAGCCACCGAAGAAGGCGAAGACGCTAAAGAAGACGAGGACGGCGAGGACGACGAACCCGCCGAGAGCGCGCACGGAAGTTACGAGTGGAAGCCCTCTTGGGGTGGTGGTGTCGAAGCCGGCGTCTTCTTCAGCGACCTCGATCGCTGGAACAGGAACCTGCTCGAAGACGAAGCGCAGTTCGACACGAGCACCATCTGGCACTTCGACGGCGCCGTCGAAGCCTCGTTCATCGAGGGCACGCGCCTGTCGGTGTTCGGAGGATTCACCACGCCGTTTGCCGACAACCCCTCCCTGACCGCCTGGTATGTGGGCCTCGAGCCGGCCTTCGCCTTCCGCCGCGACGAGTGGGAGATGGCCGTGGGCCTGAGCACCGGTGTGGGCGGGACCAACCTGTCGGTCGATCCCGACAAGAGCGCCGACACCAAGCTCGTGTTGCTGCGTCCGTTTTTGGAGGTCCGCCGCTATCTGAGCGAGAGCGCTGCGGTTTACGTGCGCGGCGGCTTCAACCAGTGGCTTCCGTTCGACGTGGCCACCGAGGGCGGCCTGCAATTCGGCGAGGACGTCCGGGATACCAACGAAGAGGAGCTCGACGAGGGCGGGGCTTACCTGGCCCTCGGCGTGCGCTTCGGTAGCTATCCCGAGCACGTCAAGATCGTGCCCGACACCGACGGCGACGGCTTCCGCGACGACGTCGACAGCTGCCCCGAGAAGCCCGAGGACGAAGACGGCTTCGAAGATGAAGACGGCTGCCCCGAGCTCGATAACGACGACGACGGCATCAATGATGACGTGGACGAGTGTCCCAACAAAGCCGAAGACAAAGACGGCTGGAAGGACGAAGACGGTTGTCCCGAGACCGATGATGACACCGACGGCGACGGCATCCTCGACAAAGATGACGAGTGCCCCGAGAAGGCCGAAGACAAAGACGGCTTCGAAGATGAAGACGGCTGCCCCGATCCCGACAACGACGAAGATGGCATCGCCGATGCCGACGACGAATGCCCCAACCAGAAGGGTGTCGCCGAGAAGAACGGCTGCCCGCTCAAGCGCGTTGTCGTGACGCTCAAGCGGATTATGATCAACGAGAAGGTCTTCTTCGAGTACAACAAAGCTGACATCCAAGAGAAGTCGTTCGACCTGCTCAACGAGGTCGCCCAGGTCATCAAGGACAACCCGCGGATCAAGAAGATCGAGATCCAGGGCCACACCGACCACAAAGGCAGCGACGACTACAACATGGAGCTGTCGGACAAGCGCGCGAAGTCGGTCCACGACTACCTGGTCGAGCAGGGCGTCGACGCCGATCGCCTGACCTCGAAGGGCTACGGCGAGACCGACCCGCTGGTGCCGCTCGAAGAGGGCCAAGAGGACAAGGATGAGACCGAAGAGGCTGCGGCCCAAAACCGCCGCGTCGAGTTCGTCATCCTCGAGCAGGAAGACGTCAAGAAGGTCGTGCCCGAAACCGAAGTCCCCGAGGACGCCGCCGAGGTCGAAGAGACCGACGAGACGGTGCCTGTGAATGGTTCTGATGACGAAAAGAAAGAGGATGACGAGTATGCCGAATAA
- a CDS encoding thermonuclease family protein, with the protein MPNNSPYILIAAALALGFASCEPKGGAGARVDEASGSAPGASSSSEPSAEPAVMEPQGFVQEAELRSLPGGVVDGDTFKVVGYAESLRLLNINTEELLHKRADRAKAAQNWKAYLREQTKGEGFETFGTPMGQEAKEWARQFFKGVDPKADEKKIWLEYQSATRTHGFFDRHLVYVWVKKDGDWVNYNLEAVRQGMSPYYTKYGYSDRLHDEFVRAEREAREHKRGIWAPGAKSYPDYPERIAWWNRRADQIAKFREHFDDNPRFVDLATDTAFATLRTRLGRRVVVFGEPTSFKERGDPQRIRMSYRYRRDFPIVSFEPVDMTKSGVNPDKEEFIYVEGVVSMYRGDPQLRYDEKSWMRSGKEPPVGEDN; encoded by the coding sequence ATGCCGAATAACTCGCCGTACATCCTGATCGCCGCTGCGCTGGCTCTCGGGTTCGCCTCGTGCGAGCCGAAGGGCGGCGCCGGCGCCCGTGTCGACGAAGCCTCCGGTTCTGCGCCGGGGGCTTCGTCGTCTTCCGAACCTTCGGCCGAGCCGGCCGTGATGGAGCCACAGGGCTTCGTCCAAGAGGCCGAGCTGCGCAGCCTGCCCGGCGGTGTGGTCGACGGCGACACCTTCAAGGTGGTCGGCTATGCCGAGAGCCTTCGGCTGCTCAACATCAACACCGAAGAGTTGCTGCACAAACGCGCCGACCGCGCCAAGGCCGCCCAGAACTGGAAGGCCTACCTTCGCGAGCAGACAAAGGGAGAAGGCTTCGAGACCTTCGGCACCCCGATGGGCCAGGAGGCCAAGGAATGGGCCCGCCAATTCTTCAAGGGCGTCGATCCGAAGGCCGACGAAAAGAAGATCTGGCTCGAGTACCAATCGGCCACGCGCACCCACGGCTTCTTCGACCGGCATCTGGTCTACGTGTGGGTCAAAAAGGACGGCGATTGGGTGAACTACAACCTCGAGGCCGTCCGGCAGGGCATGTCGCCGTACTACACAAAGTACGGCTACAGTGATCGACTCCACGACGAGTTTGTCCGAGCCGAGCGCGAAGCCCGCGAGCATAAGCGCGGCATCTGGGCTCCGGGGGCGAAGTCGTATCCCGACTACCCCGAGCGCATCGCCTGGTGGAATCGGCGGGCCGACCAGATCGCCAAGTTCCGCGAGCATTTCGACGACAACCCGCGCTTTGTCGACCTCGCCACCGACACCGCGTTCGCCACGCTGCGCACCCGCTTGGGCCGCCGTGTGGTTGTCTTTGGCGAGCCCACCTCGTTCAAAGAGCGCGGCGACCCGCAGCGCATCCGCATGAGCTACCGCTACCGGCGCGATTTTCCGATCGTCTCCTTCGAGCCGGTCGACATGACCAAGAGCGGCGTGAACCCCGACAAAGAGGAATTCATCTACGTCGAGGGCGTGGTCAGTATGTATCGCGGCGATCCGCAGCTTCGGTATGACGAGAAGAGTTGGATGCGGTCGGGAAAGGAGCCGCCGGTGGGGGAGGACAATTGA
- a CDS encoding ChaN family lipoprotein yields the protein MKPSISIFLLFAMLTACATGPQPTSEPAAQQKLAPGIYATDTGEELTEEQLLDRLAEHQYVVVGEQHDDAWHHEIQARVLRGLAERVDEVALGMEMFQRPFQGPLDAYVAGEIDEEQMLEQTEWAERWGFGTEMYRPLWLFAREQAAPIIALNAPRELSRKIAEVGLEGLDEAERSEIPELDLDNQAHRKYVRRAFEQHDMEMSDERFERFYTAQVVWDETMANTAVEFVHNRADVDTMLIVAGGAHAHRGFGIPPRIERRTDADVVTLQPVTDPQSATMEQLGVAADFVWIKE from the coding sequence ATGAAACCATCTATTTCAATCTTCCTCCTCTTCGCCATGCTCACCGCCTGCGCGACGGGGCCGCAGCCTACGTCAGAGCCTGCGGCTCAGCAGAAGCTCGCGCCAGGCATCTACGCCACCGACACCGGCGAGGAACTCACCGAGGAGCAGTTGCTCGACCGACTCGCCGAGCATCAGTACGTGGTGGTCGGCGAGCAGCATGACGACGCGTGGCACCACGAGATCCAGGCGCGCGTCTTGCGTGGCTTGGCTGAGCGGGTCGACGAGGTGGCGCTTGGCATGGAGATGTTCCAGCGGCCGTTTCAGGGGCCGCTCGACGCCTATGTCGCCGGGGAGATCGACGAAGAACAGATGCTCGAGCAGACCGAGTGGGCCGAGCGCTGGGGCTTTGGCACTGAGATGTATCGCCCGCTGTGGCTCTTCGCGCGTGAGCAGGCCGCGCCCATCATCGCGCTGAACGCGCCGCGCGAGCTCTCGCGCAAGATCGCCGAGGTGGGGCTCGAGGGGCTGGACGAGGCCGAGCGCTCGGAGATTCCCGAGCTCGATCTCGATAACCAGGCGCATCGCAAATACGTGCGCCGGGCCTTCGAGCAGCACGACATGGAGATGAGCGACGAGCGATTCGAGCGCTTCTACACCGCCCAGGTCGTCTGGGACGAGACGATGGCCAACACCGCCGTCGAGTTCGTGCACAACCGCGCTGATGTCGACACGATGCTCATCGTCGCCGGCGGCGCCCACGCCCACCGCGGTTTCGGTATCCCACCGCGCATCGAGCGACGCACCGACGCCGACGTCGTCACCCTCCAACCGGTCACCGACCCTCAATCGGCCACCATGGAGCAACTGGGCGTGGCGGCCGACTTTGTGTGGATCAAGGAATGA
- the rpoZ gene encoding DNA-directed RNA polymerase subunit omega, whose amino-acid sequence MARVTVEDCLEKVENRFALVMMATQRAREIRKGAPRIFPSGNKEPVHALREIAAGFVKFDDRSKRKLSRVLSLPELGEEGEETV is encoded by the coding sequence ATGGCACGCGTAACTGTCGAAGATTGCCTGGAAAAGGTCGAAAACCGCTTCGCGCTGGTGATGATGGCAACCCAGCGCGCCCGCGAAATCCGCAAGGGCGCTCCGCGCATCTTCCCGTCGGGCAACAAAGAGCCGGTGCACGCGCTCCGCGAGATCGCCGCTGGTTTCGTCAAGTTCGACGACCGCAGCAAGCGCAAGCTTTCGCGCGTTCTGTCGCTTCCGGAGCTCGGCGAAGAGGGCGAAGAGACGGTTTGA
- a CDS encoding PEGA domain-containing protein, with protein MNLGDVEHSYAQDPEPGAQGAPDAKSETQQAAAASRKEVVLWTFRAPGLPQTMLPKMHQGLEASLTGETGRHLFGEKAFRTYVAQKSAPTPDCLKGLEACVSPQTLAFDALGLTMVIRVDVTRNADGLTANYALVDRRGEVAREASVQGKTPRELAFALAGEIFDATASITLRSEPEGAQVEIDGEAVGTTPLNYRLPVGKHTYTMRLADHRVVEGSFELESSGAKDIHEKLDELPGVLLVRDAPDGAKVFVDGEERGLASERLELEPGTYTVEIRAKGFDTHSEEVTLSAGQVAEKRVRLEKSNPLLKDIEPNSIAVNSYIGRLSFDQSLHMTTFRDARGDSAGTDFEFLGFAKEDQPSVLGEDLRRLTAPSGLRFDFTYSWENFGLVLLSASYASSSLDQKAFVDSSASDNPISVTVTDMSRLQLRPLQVRYRHFYKNFAPFVELGTGINIQWVEVDGELLEQPVTLSNSEAFWTLGLGGSYFFTPNVFGMLRYSAQFYFDDGLGTENVLSVGAGVALPNLFGFEPEPPEKL; from the coding sequence GTGAATTTGGGCGACGTCGAGCACTCGTACGCTCAGGATCCCGAGCCGGGCGCGCAAGGCGCACCAGACGCGAAATCGGAGACCCAGCAAGCAGCTGCGGCCTCGCGCAAGGAAGTCGTTTTGTGGACCTTCCGGGCACCGGGATTGCCGCAGACGATGCTGCCGAAAATGCACCAGGGCCTCGAGGCATCCCTCACCGGTGAAACTGGACGCCATCTATTCGGTGAAAAGGCATTCCGGACCTACGTGGCGCAGAAGAGCGCTCCGACGCCCGATTGCTTGAAGGGGCTCGAAGCCTGCGTGTCGCCCCAGACACTCGCCTTCGATGCATTGGGGCTGACGATGGTCATCCGCGTCGACGTGACTCGGAACGCCGATGGCCTGACGGCGAATTACGCGCTGGTCGATCGGCGCGGCGAGGTCGCCCGCGAAGCGAGCGTGCAGGGCAAGACGCCTCGCGAGCTTGCGTTTGCGCTGGCCGGCGAGATCTTCGACGCCACTGCCAGCATCACGCTTCGCAGCGAGCCCGAAGGCGCGCAGGTCGAGATCGACGGCGAAGCCGTGGGCACCACCCCGCTCAATTATCGCCTCCCGGTCGGCAAACACACCTACACGATGCGCCTGGCCGACCACCGCGTGGTCGAGGGCTCGTTCGAGCTGGAGAGTTCGGGCGCCAAGGATATCCACGAGAAGCTCGACGAGCTTCCCGGCGTGCTCTTGGTCCGCGACGCGCCCGACGGCGCCAAGGTCTTCGTCGACGGCGAGGAGCGCGGCCTGGCCAGTGAGCGCCTCGAGCTCGAACCGGGTACCTATACGGTCGAGATTCGCGCTAAGGGCTTCGACACCCACAGCGAAGAGGTCACGCTCTCTGCCGGTCAGGTAGCCGAAAAGCGCGTGCGCCTCGAAAAGAGCAACCCTTTGCTCAAGGACATCGAGCCCAACTCCATTGCGGTCAACAGCTATATCGGCCGGCTCTCCTTCGACCAGAGCCTGCACATGACGACGTTCCGCGATGCACGTGGCGATTCGGCAGGGACGGACTTCGAATTCTTGGGCTTCGCCAAGGAGGACCAACCCTCGGTGCTGGGAGAGGACCTGCGCCGGCTGACCGCGCCGAGCGGGTTGCGCTTCGACTTCACCTACAGCTGGGAGAATTTCGGGCTCGTCCTGCTCTCGGCTTCATATGCTTCGAGCAGCCTCGACCAAAAGGCGTTCGTCGACTCGTCCGCCTCCGACAACCCCATCAGCGTGACGGTAACCGACATGAGCCGGTTGCAGCTTCGTCCGCTGCAGGTGCGCTACCGGCACTTCTACAAAAACTTTGCGCCGTTCGTGGAGTTGGGCACCGGCATCAATATCCAGTGGGTCGAGGTCGACGGCGAGCTCCTCGAGCAGCCGGTGACGTTGTCGAACTCCGAGGCGTTCTGGACGCTCGGGTTGGGCGGCTCGTACTTCTTTACGCCCAACGTCTTCGGGATGCTTCGCTACAGCGCGCAGTTCTACTTTGACGACGGCTTGGGCACCGAGAACGTGCTCAGCGTGGGCGCCGGGGTGGCGCTTCCGAACTTGTTTGGTTTCGAGCCCGAACCGCCGGAGAAATTATGA
- a CDS encoding tetratricopeptide repeat protein, with the protein MRRALTITIATLLLGAGLLLGQGVAHAAPEAPTDGYDVVIKVANSAYNDGKYKEAARGFIQAIQSRPERAVPYRNLARTYFWQSQYAEAVAYYDMYLRLATDADDRKQVQSERRLASSRAGEQVWTTPEPQRQALGALEEQLEKGAAYAPGGGGAWGLYNTLLRTGFAQPELAKLRRRLVSKLLDEFEGTLVPDANQPTPRLDLDAWQLQQERLEAARQLTHDEALLAIIERRSALVGVGLALLNGQYDEVVATAGPALEKNPDMPFVRWLQITALVEEGEHEKALDAVEALAKQLAQTRPNQLGYAKILRASILQRMGRGDDAADLYLGLIEK; encoded by the coding sequence ATGAGGCGCGCTCTGACCATCACAATCGCGACTCTGCTCCTGGGCGCAGGTCTTCTGCTGGGCCAAGGCGTCGCCCACGCCGCGCCCGAGGCACCCACCGATGGCTACGACGTGGTCATCAAAGTGGCCAACAGCGCCTACAACGACGGCAAATACAAAGAGGCGGCCAGGGGCTTTATTCAGGCGATCCAGTCGCGCCCGGAGCGCGCGGTGCCATATCGCAACCTGGCGCGCACCTACTTCTGGCAGTCCCAGTACGCCGAGGCGGTCGCCTACTACGACATGTACCTGCGGCTGGCGACCGACGCCGACGACCGCAAGCAGGTCCAGTCCGAGCGCAGGCTCGCCTCCTCGCGTGCCGGCGAGCAGGTGTGGACGACGCCCGAGCCGCAGCGCCAGGCGCTCGGCGCCCTCGAAGAGCAACTCGAGAAGGGCGCTGCCTACGCGCCGGGCGGCGGTGGCGCTTGGGGGCTTTACAACACGCTGCTTCGCACCGGCTTCGCCCAGCCCGAGTTGGCCAAGCTTCGCCGTCGGCTGGTCAGCAAGCTCCTCGACGAGTTCGAGGGGACGCTCGTGCCCGATGCAAATCAGCCCACGCCGCGCCTCGATCTGGATGCGTGGCAGCTCCAGCAGGAGCGCTTGGAGGCCGCTCGCCAGCTCACCCACGACGAGGCGCTGCTCGCCATCATCGAGCGTCGCTCGGCGCTCGTTGGAGTGGGCTTGGCCCTGCTCAATGGTCAGTACGACGAAGTGGTCGCCACGGCCGGCCCCGCGCTCGAAAAGAACCCCGACATGCCGTTCGTGCGCTGGCTGCAAATCACCGCGCTCGTCGAAGAAGGCGAGCACGAAAAGGCGCTCGACGCCGTCGAGGCGCTGGCCAAGCAGCTCGCGCAGACCCGCCCCAACCAACTCGGCTACGCCAAGATTCTGCGTGCGTCTATCTTGCAGCGTATGGGCCGAGGCGACGACGCCGCAGATCTGTACCTGGGTCTGATCGAGAAATGA
- a CDS encoding HEAT repeat domain-containing protein, with product MLVVVLLSVGASSVGVLAGCDRSPEEAPAASAGAGAGVDAEKLVETLEREGVAAEARLEAIHKARDAKVAKAIPALQKLLKSPNPEIVVASAAALNGLDAREATGSVLEAAGRLGRENHYEQLRQLLFIIGDIGGPEARTYLETVADSHDVPPIRHTAGQVLERMN from the coding sequence ATGCTGGTCGTCGTCCTTCTGAGCGTCGGCGCGTCGAGCGTGGGCGTGCTGGCCGGCTGTGATCGCAGCCCCGAAGAAGCTCCCGCGGCGTCTGCCGGCGCAGGGGCGGGCGTCGACGCCGAGAAGCTCGTCGAGACGCTCGAGCGCGAAGGCGTGGCTGCCGAAGCGCGCCTCGAAGCGATTCACAAAGCCCGCGACGCCAAGGTCGCCAAGGCCATCCCGGCGCTCCAAAAGCTGCTGAAATCGCCCAACCCCGAGATCGTCGTCGCCTCGGCAGCCGCGCTCAACGGGCTCGACGCCAGAGAGGCGACCGGAAGCGTGCTCGAGGCGGCGGGGCGCCTGGGGCGCGAGAATCATTACGAGCAGCTTCGTCAACTTCTGTTCATCATCGGTGATATCGGCGGTCCCGAGGCGCGCACGTATCTCGAGACGGTCGCCGACAGCCACGACGTGCCTCCGATTCGCCACACCGCCGGGCAGGTGCTCGAGCGGATGAATTGA
- a CDS encoding enoyl-CoA hydratase/isomerase family protein → MSVHIEERDAALWATIDRPDALNAVDYEVMEGLESALDRLESEAQWRAFVLTGAGEKCFVSGGDLKKFADLTTAEQAAEMAGRMKAILARLEALDCWTIACINGDAYGGGCETLLAFDFRVAAEGARFGLTQANFHVTPGWGGLTRLVEAIGRRQALRWLGEATVVDAERALQAGLIDRVVPRAALEQSVISLVERLAEQDRELIGALKHGAMQAREMGRTEAIEAELEPFCDLWAGDEHARRVETFLSRNDDE, encoded by the coding sequence ATGAGCGTGCATATCGAAGAACGCGATGCCGCCCTGTGGGCGACGATCGATCGCCCCGACGCGCTCAACGCCGTCGACTACGAAGTGATGGAGGGCTTGGAGTCGGCGCTCGACCGCCTCGAGTCCGAGGCGCAGTGGCGCGCGTTCGTGCTCACCGGCGCCGGCGAAAAATGCTTCGTGTCGGGCGGCGACCTCAAGAAATTCGCCGATCTGACCACCGCCGAGCAGGCCGCCGAGATGGCCGGGCGCATGAAGGCGATTCTGGCGCGTCTCGAGGCGCTCGATTGCTGGACCATCGCCTGCATCAACGGCGACGCCTACGGCGGCGGCTGTGAGACGCTGCTCGCCTTCGATTTCCGCGTCGCCGCCGAAGGTGCGCGCTTTGGGCTGACGCAGGCCAACTTTCACGTGACCCCGGGCTGGGGCGGGCTGACGCGGCTCGTCGAGGCGATCGGGCGGCGCCAGGCGCTTCGCTGGCTGGGCGAGGCGACGGTGGTCGACGCCGAGCGCGCGTTGCAGGCAGGCCTCATCGACCGGGTCGTGCCCCGAGCGGCGCTGGAGCAATCGGTGATTTCGCTTGTCGAGCGTCTGGCCGAGCAAGATCGCGAGCTGATCGGCGCGCTCAAGCACGGCGCCATGCAAGCGCGGGAGATGGGGCGAACCGAGGCGATCGAGGCCGAGCTCGAGCCCTTTTGCGACCTGTGGGCCGGCGACGAGCACGCCCGGCGGGTCGAGACATTTTTGAGCCGAAACGACGACGAGTGA
- the tmk gene encoding dTMP kinase has product MADLSKNAPFVVIEGLDGAGTTTQTALLVERLQATGQEAISTREPSDGPVGVLIRQMLSKRVVTPRADGSVGPVGREVLALLFAADRLDHVEAEIEPALAAGKAVISDRYYHSSFAYQGDVDASDHFDIDWVRTLNERARTPDVTFFLEAPVDLCLSRMSGRGSRDIYETREKLERLERRYAQVMGALEEEGERIVRLDASLAIDELSDAIYAIVTGES; this is encoded by the coding sequence ATGGCAGATCTTTCGAAGAACGCACCGTTCGTGGTGATTGAAGGCCTCGACGGGGCGGGGACCACCACTCAGACCGCGCTGCTCGTCGAGCGGCTTCAGGCAACAGGCCAGGAGGCGATCTCGACGCGCGAGCCGTCCGACGGCCCGGTGGGCGTGCTCATCCGCCAGATGCTCTCCAAGCGCGTCGTCACGCCCCGAGCCGACGGCTCGGTCGGGCCGGTGGGCCGCGAGGTGCTCGCGCTCTTATTCGCCGCCGACCGCCTCGATCACGTCGAGGCCGAAATCGAGCCGGCGCTCGCCGCCGGCAAGGCGGTCATCAGCGACCGCTACTACCACTCCAGCTTCGCCTACCAGGGCGACGTCGACGCCTCCGACCACTTCGACATCGACTGGGTGCGCACGCTCAACGAACGCGCGCGCACCCCGGACGTGACCTTCTTTTTGGAGGCGCCCGTCGACCTGTGCCTCTCTCGCATGAGCGGGCGCGGCAGCCGCGACATCTACGAGACGCGCGAGAAGCTCGAGCGCCTCGAGCGGCGCTACGCGCAAGTGATGGGAGCGTTGGAGGAGGAAGGCGAGCGCATCGTGAGGCTCGACGCGAGCCTCGCTATCGACGAATTGTCCGACGCGATCTACGCCATCGTGACGGGCGAGTCGTGA
- a CDS encoding glycosyltransferase family 4 protein: MARIYLDARNITETPAGVARYALSLIPELVRQAPQHEFIVIRHSSNREPIEVLGYRLKEVFVDRPIDNMENFLLGAGPLKRVFREHGAPDIYHDLFHILPVGLRRGRSGASKIVVTLHDLVWIDYPHQSQPTWLQAEAIRAFASAAIPYALKTADHVICVSEPTAQRARPWLRRGHFTTVYHGVTPEFFRPAPPPTGVLPKLVQNETPYIVAIGNGKPYKNLNRLIDAFARVRPELDAGHLVLVGNCEALRPQIEWSQVAEHVTLTGFLSDDELRQVLGHARMFVFPSLVEGFGLPVLEAMAMGVPTVVSDLEPMRTVAANGGLKVDPHNTGEMADAIRRVMTHDSLYNSLVDRGQRRAAEFRWPLTARKTLQVYSKVLSS; this comes from the coding sequence ATGGCAAGAATCTACCTAGACGCACGCAATATCACCGAGACGCCCGCCGGCGTGGCTCGTTACGCGCTGAGCCTCATCCCCGAGCTCGTGCGTCAGGCGCCCCAGCACGAGTTCATCGTCATTCGGCACAGCTCCAATCGCGAGCCGATCGAGGTGCTCGGGTACAGATTGAAAGAGGTGTTCGTCGATCGGCCGATCGACAATATGGAGAACTTCTTGCTTGGCGCGGGCCCCCTCAAGCGGGTCTTTCGCGAGCACGGCGCGCCGGACATCTACCACGACCTGTTCCACATCTTGCCGGTGGGGTTGAGGCGGGGCCGCAGCGGGGCCTCGAAGATCGTCGTCACGTTGCACGACCTGGTCTGGATTGACTACCCGCACCAGTCGCAGCCGACCTGGCTGCAGGCGGAAGCGATCCGCGCGTTCGCCTCGGCGGCGATCCCCTACGCGCTCAAGACCGCCGACCACGTCATCTGTGTGTCGGAGCCGACCGCCCAACGCGCACGCCCCTGGCTGCGGCGCGGCCACTTTACGACGGTCTATCACGGCGTGACGCCCGAGTTCTTCCGCCCCGCCCCGCCCCCCACGGGCGTACTGCCCAAATTGGTGCAGAACGAGACGCCCTATATCGTCGCCATCGGCAACGGCAAGCCGTACAAGAACCTAAACCGGCTCATCGACGCCTTCGCCCGGGTGCGCCCCGAGCTCGACGCGGGTCACCTGGTGCTCGTCGGCAACTGCGAGGCGCTGCGCCCCCAGATCGAGTGGTCTCAGGTCGCCGAGCACGTCACGCTCACGGGCTTTTTGAGCGACGACGAGCTTCGTCAGGTCCTTGGCCACGCGCGCATGTTCGTGTTCCCGTCACTTGTCGAAGGGTTCGGACTGCCGGTGCTCGAGGCGATGGCGATGGGGGTTCCCACCGTCGTCAGCGACCTGGAGCCGATGCGCACCGTCGCCGCCAACGGCGGGCTGAAGGTCGACCCGCACAATACCGGCGAGATGGCCGACGCCATCCGCCGGGTCATGACTCACGACAGCCTCTACAACAGCCTCGTCGACCGCGGACAACGCCGCGCCGCCGAGTTTCGCTGGCCGCTCACAGCTCGAAAGACGTTGCAGGTATATTCGAAGGTCTTGTCGAGTTGA